Proteins from one Juglans microcarpa x Juglans regia isolate MS1-56 chromosome 6S, Jm3101_v1.0, whole genome shotgun sequence genomic window:
- the LOC121236741 gene encoding protein FLX-like 1 isoform X1 — translation MSGRNRGPPLPMKGAPHAGLPPSVREVPFARGVGPIPHPALLEEMRESHFGMGPRSLPPHPAVIQEGLDAQYQEIQGLLVDNQRLAATHVALKQELEATQHELQKMGHLADSLRAEKDGQMRGLYEKSVHLEADLRGVESMRAELFQVRADIKELSGSRQELTGQVQAMTQDLARLTADLQQAPALRAEIETMKQELQRAKSAIEYEKKGYADNYEHGQVMEKKLLSMARELEKLRAEIANAEKRARAAAAVGNPGTGYNVNYGNPETGYAGNPYPAGYGMNPAGAENFPHYGPGPASWSAYEMQRAHGHR, via the exons ATGTCTGGAAGAAATCGCGGACCCCCGCTTCCAATGAAAGGGGCTCCTCACGCTGGACTACCCCCTTCAGTCCGTGAAGTACCGTTTGCCAGAGGGGTTGGGCCAATACCCCACCCAGCTCTACTCGAGGAGATGAGAGAATCCCACTTCGGAATGGGTCCCAGATCACTCCCTCCTCATCCTGCAGTAATTCAGGAGGGTCTTGATGCTCAGTATCAAGAAATTCAGGGGCTCTTAGTCGATAACCAGAGGTTAGCTGCGACCCATGTTGCCCTTAAGCAGGAACTAGAAGCTACGCAACATGAGTTGCAAAAGATGGGTCACTTGGCAGATTCCTTGCGGGCGGAGAAGGATGGTCAGATGAGAGGATTATATGAGAAGTCTGTTCATTTGGAGGCGGATCTTCGTGGGGTTGAGAGCATGCGTGCCGAGCTTTTTCAAGTTCGTGCTGATATTAAAGAGCTTAGTGGCTCAAGGCAGGAGCTCACGGGTCAGGTACAAGCGATGACACAAGATTTGGCTAGACTTACGGCAGATTTGCAGCAGGCACCAGCGTTAAGGGCGGAAATTGAGACTATGAAGCAGGAGCTGCAACGTGCAAA ATCGGCCATCGAGTATGAGAAGAAAGGATATGCCGATAATTATGAGCATGGGCAAGTGATGGAGAAGAAGTTGCTCTCAATGGCTCGAGAGTTGGAGAAGCTTCGTGCGGAGATTGCCAATGCAGAGAAGAGAGCTcgtgctgctgctgctgttgggAATCCTG GGACAGGCTACAATGTGAACTATGGAAATCCTGAAACAGGTTATGCAGGCAATCCTTATCCTGCTGGCTATGGCATGAATCCT GCGGGTGCAGAAAATTTCCCTCATTATGGACCTGGTCCTGCTTCCTGGAGTGCCTATGAAATGCAACGAGCTCATGGACACAGATAG
- the LOC121236741 gene encoding protein FLX-like 1 isoform X2: MSGRNRGPPLPMKGAPHAGLPPSVREVPFARGVGPIPHPALLEEMRESHFGMGPRSLPPHPAVIQEGLDAQYQEIQGLLVDNQRLAATHVALKQELEATQHELQKMGHLADSLRAEKDGQMRGLYEKSVHLEADLRGVESMRAELFQVRADIKELSGSRQELTGQVQAMTQDLARLTADLQQAPALRAEIETMKQELQRAKSAIEYEKKGYADNYEHGQVMEKKLLSMARELEKLRAEIANAEKRARAAAAVGNPGYNVNYGNPETGYAGNPYPAGYGMNPAGAENFPHYGPGPASWSAYEMQRAHGHR; the protein is encoded by the exons ATGTCTGGAAGAAATCGCGGACCCCCGCTTCCAATGAAAGGGGCTCCTCACGCTGGACTACCCCCTTCAGTCCGTGAAGTACCGTTTGCCAGAGGGGTTGGGCCAATACCCCACCCAGCTCTACTCGAGGAGATGAGAGAATCCCACTTCGGAATGGGTCCCAGATCACTCCCTCCTCATCCTGCAGTAATTCAGGAGGGTCTTGATGCTCAGTATCAAGAAATTCAGGGGCTCTTAGTCGATAACCAGAGGTTAGCTGCGACCCATGTTGCCCTTAAGCAGGAACTAGAAGCTACGCAACATGAGTTGCAAAAGATGGGTCACTTGGCAGATTCCTTGCGGGCGGAGAAGGATGGTCAGATGAGAGGATTATATGAGAAGTCTGTTCATTTGGAGGCGGATCTTCGTGGGGTTGAGAGCATGCGTGCCGAGCTTTTTCAAGTTCGTGCTGATATTAAAGAGCTTAGTGGCTCAAGGCAGGAGCTCACGGGTCAGGTACAAGCGATGACACAAGATTTGGCTAGACTTACGGCAGATTTGCAGCAGGCACCAGCGTTAAGGGCGGAAATTGAGACTATGAAGCAGGAGCTGCAACGTGCAAA ATCGGCCATCGAGTATGAGAAGAAAGGATATGCCGATAATTATGAGCATGGGCAAGTGATGGAGAAGAAGTTGCTCTCAATGGCTCGAGAGTTGGAGAAGCTTCGTGCGGAGATTGCCAATGCAGAGAAGAGAGCTcgtgctgctgctgctgttgggAATCCTG GCTACAATGTGAACTATGGAAATCCTGAAACAGGTTATGCAGGCAATCCTTATCCTGCTGGCTATGGCATGAATCCT GCGGGTGCAGAAAATTTCCCTCATTATGGACCTGGTCCTGCTTCCTGGAGTGCCTATGAAATGCAACGAGCTCATGGACACAGATAG
- the LOC121236745 gene encoding uncharacterized protein LOC121236745, whose product MLLTLLLTSRLLKQGMEALWNLEDKLKLSTQEALVLLVCAAFAIVGICAATILKKKKKMGMKKQLPDHDGMVTNCNELMRTKCAESETSCGWFSIKRVLMGSVRWSRANKWEEKRVGSGWRERPTPLLGMMEGSEFDVGWQSHNSESPVWQKPILRGEKCELPRFSGLILYDERGRQLSDQSHQEISCKENIHPQVKTAAVVRNTLRDLL is encoded by the coding sequence ATGCTCCTCACTTTGCTCCTTACTAGTAGACTTCTAAAGCAAGGCATGGAAGCTTTGTGGAATTTGGAGGACAAACTCAAGCTTTCAACCCAAGAAGCACTTGTTCTATTAGTATGTGCCGCTTTCGCCATTGTTGGTATTTGCGCGGCGACAatactgaagaagaagaagaagatgggaaTGAAAAAGCAACTTCCCGACCATGATGGCATGGTCACCAACTGCAATGAGTTGATGAGAACAAAATGTGCCGAATCCGAGACCAGTTGTGGTTGGTTTTCAATAAAGAGGGTGTTGATGGGGTCGGTGAGGTGGAGTAGAGCAAACAAATGGGAGGAAAAAAGAGTTGGATCAGGTTGGAGAGAGAGGCCAACACCATTGCTTGGAATGATGGAAGGGAGTGAATTTGATGTGGGTTGGCAAAGCCATAACTCGGAGTCACCAGTGTGGCAAAAGCCTATACTTAGGGGGGAGAAGTGTGAGTTGCCGAGGTTCAGTGGGCTTATTCTCTACGATGAACGAGGCAGGCAGCTTAGTGATCAGTCTCATCAAGAAATATCTTGCAAAGAGAACATTCATCCCCAG